tttttaacatcttgacaaaacttgagatccacaagttaatttttaaaaataaagaccccaacgagtaatcggctaaaatataatgttcaaaatgatgtgaacccttacaaaaaaaacacaaattatatataatttaatttttataaagaatttttaaccttttgaataaatatatggtccaaatgttaatttataaaaataaatggtcaaaacatgtaatcggccaaaatacaatgttcaaataatcgatctatccaatcctatatttaaccttttgacaaaacacgagttctaaaagttaatttttaaaaataaaaagttcaaacgggtaatcgctcaaaataagtcttacacaaaacataaatttccatatacataatttagactttttataaaaaaaatcgcgcaaagcgtataataatgataataataaaaataaataaatgcacacgcacaacaaatttttttaactttattttcggtactttaattattcagaatttttcaaaaacttgcaagatatttgatatacaatggacaccattatgaaaaaaaaaattgtattcaaTACGCCCTCACGTGTCCATATAAGGAACATGTTGTATGAGTATGTTGAAAAAGAATCCATGTCGTAGCATTCtcctaaaagtattttaaaatatgtatattttttaataattacaaaagactgcgcaaaacgcggttatgttttctagttttttatataaaagagagatatgtattctttttattttattgaaacactattttttttcttccacttTAATTTTTGTAAATACCGTTTAAAGTAGATAAATACTATGTTTCATAGTTTGAGTGACTTAATTTGTTGAAGTTGAGTGGTATCATCCAACAAAAAATTGGCCATCAATAGAATAATATTCAACCTGCACATAAATTATAATGTGGTTGAGAATTTATCACTTTTTCACtaggaaattaaaaaaaaaaaaactgaattttcatgttatatgcataataacttatgtcaacataagttactattccaaatatatgacaattgtaattttttgaacaaaaatacccctaacattcaaacatcattttctctctcagttTGAACTCCCTCTCTTTCTAAcgtctctcattctctcactctctcattgtctctctcattctaatattctagatctcgaaaaaatatcaaaatttaaaaggaaaaaaaatcatcTCAAATGGACATTTGAGTAAAAAAATATGAAtttccaaagttttcgtcaaattttagTGTAaaacatcgaaattgcatcgttttggccaaaaatcaagctttcatgattgcatcgcaacaacatcgaaacatcatcgattttaCATCGAAATTACATCAactttgcatcgaaaaagcatcgttttggcaaaaaaaaaataagttttcatgattgcattgcaagagtatcgaaacaccatcgattttgcatcaaaaaagtatcgttttggccaaaaattaagtttcatgattgcatcgcaagaacatcgaaattgcatcgatattgtttcgatgctcttgcgatgcaatcatgaaaacttggtTTTGTTTTTGCCAAAACCATGTTTTTTCGATacaaaattgatggtgtttcgatgctcttgcgatgcaattatgaaacttgatttttggccaaaaaaatgattttttgatgaaaatcaatggtgttttgatgctcttgcgatgcaatcatgaaacttgatttttggccaaaacgatgcaaaatcgatggcgtttcgatgctcttgcgatgcaatcatgaaaacttgttttttagccaaaacgatactttttcgatgcaaaattgatggtgtttcgatgcaaaattgatgatgTTTTgatacaaaatcgatggtgtttcgatgcttttgcgatgtaattgtgaaaacttgtttttttggccaaaacgatgttttttcgatgcaatttcgatgctcttgcgatacaatcatgaaacttgatttatGGCCAAAAATATACTTTTTCGATGTaatttcaatgcaaaatcgatggtgtttcgatgcaaaatcaatgatgtttcgatgctttttcgatgcgatcatgaaaacatgtttttttttgccaaaacaatgttttttcgatgcaaaatcgatagtgtttcgatgcttttgcgatgcaatcatgaaaatttgattttggccaaaacgatattTTTTCGATGCCCTGCAGTAAAATTTAATGAAAACTTttgaggttcatattttttcactcaaatatacGTTTgagatgatattttttttaattttaatattttttcgagatctacaagattaaaATGAGAGCGAGAGAGTGAGAAAGTGATGCAATGAGAGACGTTAGAGAAATAGAGAGTTTGGAATGAGAGAAAATaagtttgaatgttatgaatatttttatccaaaaaattaaaattatcatatatttagAATAGTAAATTATCTTACCctattaaaaaatttcacaaaattttccaataaaaaacaacataaaatgaAGTGGCCCATACCAAAATAATCAAGTAAATGTCAGCAATTAAGCAAAAGTACATATTTCCCGGCCCAACACATTCGATATTTTAACTTCTTTAGCTTAAGAAAATAGAAGGACGAATATTCAGAAtctaataaaaattatttaagagatattaaaacaaaataaaataaaaagaagccATAATTCTCAGTGCTCACCAAACTAAAATAAAAGGGTAGATGGATTTTTATCTTAAAAGATTAAATAAATCATATTGATCTAAAATGAATaattataaaacaaaaacaaatttgCCTTTGCTAAACTTCAAAGAAAGGCAATAAGCCATTTTCTAAccctttctttctcttctttcgTGGAAAATGAGAGATGGGAAAATATTCAAACATAAGTGATATAACGATTTTTGTGGCCAAATTACAATCTTTAACAACGCGTTAGAATTGTCAAAAAGGAAACTTCTATTTTCTCTTTAGCCTCTTCGAAAACGAAAgctataatttttataatttattattttagctaattataaaataattcttTTTCATGGCAAGAAAGAAAGATTAGAAAAAAGAGACGAAAAAAAATGCAAGCTTTAAATGCGAGTTGGTTGATTTGGtttccttctctcttctctcctTATTAAACAAAGTAAAGGGACTCAAAGGATACCTATCCCTTATTAATGTTTATATATAACTTGTTTTCTTTAACTTAAGAGTTAAGGATCAACTCAACGACGCCCAGctacaaaatatttatttttggtttAGTTCTTGACTCAAACCATGGATTTTATAGGGCACCCTTTTCGTTTTTCTTCACCTTCTTCACCTTCGTTTGGGAATTTCATCGAAAGGGTTAAGGAATTTTTCACCTTTGCTGTTTCTGCAATCCTTGGAAACATCTTTTCTGCGATCTTCACCTTCTTTTTTGCTTTAGGTTTGTCCTTTGTTTCTCTTTTTGGtcgttttttgttttttttcctttcttcttcttcataatttTGTTTTGTGGGTTGCTTCagctttttgttttatgtgcctGTCTTTTGGTTTACATGATTTGTGTTTTCTTGTTTCATACATGTGACTCTAGTCTTGATCTGTGTTGTGTTGTGTTGTGTTGTATTGTGTCTTCTGCTGACTTGTGTTTGGTACCCAATtggatttttttatataaaatttttGCATTGCTCTTGAGCCATTTTGCAATTTGATTGAAACCCCCATTTTCCAAGTTAAAAAATGTTAGACTTTTCATCACAGAATTGAGTTGTGTGAAAGAGAATGATTAATGGGTATGGCAAGTTGACAAAGGAGTTTGAATTTAGACTAAAGGGTTTTTGTAATTATCATCCTTACTCCTTGCCATCTTTAAATCTTTAAGAGTTTGAGATTAGAAGGTCTTAACATTGTTACTAATGGAAAATGACTTGTATGCATGATATGTGCAGTTGGGACCTTATTAGGAGCCATGACTGGGGCCTTGATAGGACAAGAGACAGAGAGTGGATTTGTTAGAGGGGCTGCTGTTGGAGCAATCTCTGGGGCTGTATTCTCAATTGAGGTGTTTGAATCTTCTCTTGTTCTATGGCAATCAGACGAATCTGGAATTGGGTGTCTCCTATACTTGGTAAGCAATCTAACTCTGATCGCCCATTGTCCTTGTATAATTTCCAAGTTTTAGCTGCTAATACAGTAACACATGGTTTTCTCCAACTCAAAGTTGATAATTGAAGAACTTTATCATCAAGTTCATCACTTGGTAGCTTTAATTAAATGTCGGTTCTCCTGTAATTGTGTAGATTGATGTCATTGCAAGCCTTCTTAGTGGTAGATTAGTTCGCGAGAGGATTGGTCCAGCCATGTTAAGTGCAGTTCAAAGCCAGGTAATTCTCCAAGAGAATAATAATAGCTGTGTTTAAAACACCAACACCGATACATATatgtcttcttcttttttttactAACAGTTTGTTTTGTGAAAAAACAGATGGGTGCTGTTGAAACTGGGTTCGATGAGGTGACCAACATCTTTGACACTGGAGGTGCCAAAGGATTGCCTTGTGATTCAGttgaaaagatcccaaagatcaCAATTACTAGCAACAACAATGTAGATGGCTCTGGGGAAAGAGTTTGTTGTTCTGTTTGCCTTCAGGTTCATCATCCCAACAACATCATCTTATATTTTGTTTTCTCATCTGATTTTCTTGTTTACCAAACACAACTCAAAAGTGTTAACAATTCTTGAAGCTCATATtatgttatataaatatattttcttttcttataCAGGACTTTCAGATTGGAGAGACAGTTAGAAGCTTGCCTCAATGCAATCACATGTTTCACCTACCCTGTATAGATAAGTGGCTCTTAAGGCATGGTTCTTGCCCATTGTGCAGAAGGGATTTGTAATTTAAGTTTTGTGTAGATtaaaggaaaagaagaagaagaagaaaaagaaaatatattttttgtttactTTTCTTATACATAATAATCTTAGGGCTTTTATTAATGTATAATTTTAATGCTGGTTGGTACATGGCTTCCCCTGTAGATCCCCTCATGTTCCATCTTGAGTTTGATGTATAAAAATTTTGGGCTGTGAGTTTTAATTAATTGATCTTGtggatataaaaaatatattaaacaaGCTCCTTCTGTGTACACTTTTTCTGTTGATAAAGATTGAATATTTAAGCTATAAAATTTCTTTGCTCTATTAAAGAAAAGGGAAAAGGGCTTAATAGTGTTGCACATTATTACTCATTAATGTgtatacatataaaatataaaaaataaaaaataaaaaataaaaagtcatAAATATGAAGAGGGTGCGTTGGACCAAATGAATAGGGGCATGAGCCCACATGGGTAAATGAGGAGTAGGCCAGGCATGGCGATCTAGGGCCCCATCAGATTTGAGATATTTTGTTAGCAAAGTTTGTCCCATTTAGTATCAAGTAGTTGGGAAGATTTAGACCACCTTCTCCTTCTTTCAGTTCAATGCACTCTCTTCTCTGTACTCTATCTGAAATTCAgaataatatcttattttatattacttaaaaaataataaatcatgCAAGTAGAGTCAAACAAAATGGAGAACTCGTTCGATTTATTAGTATAATTTAGTGTGGGGGGAAAACAGCTATAGTTGTGCTTTGAGGGTTAGTATtttgtaaattatatattttaaagtgTTGTAAGTTGAAACATTCGTAtaagaatgttatatttattttattttattaaaataaatttatatgtttaaattaaatataattttgattAAAGATTAATAAAGtgattataaataaaaatattatataatatatattgttgtgtatatatattataactagtcGATGTAGCTAAGATTCAAATTATAATGATAATAGTatttgttgatgccgtttttcgtcaacagtgaaataagagcacaaaaacaataagtagctatggccagaaaaatacaataaaacaaatgggattttttacgtggttcagcagttaactctgcctagtccacgagtctttattattagaacttaagatgatttctggaaattctttaagaatgaattctccagagtttctctcaagattacaaaaatTCGGTTCCCTTTCAATGGTGCaaatcttctctatttatagaggagatttcagaatactatcccacacatttcgggaagttattctgtatatgtaaataaatttaatggcattaaaagcctgtaactcctatatacaaggaaacatcccctgaagaccaggggatgTGTAACCGAATAATAAATACCcatttattataggggatttgcAACAATGAATatagactgcgtctctccaaaatgattcactaagatattcaaagttatcaaccTACATCGCCAGTGCCGtgttcacccaggtctcttaatgactttcgagttgtagcattttccccgagatcatgtggcttcgagctcacacttatgtcaggctcggaacccctgatccgagatcatccgagaatagacgtacttcgatgtctgtctttcaAGCTTGTAagggtttcgaggctaccatcttcgaggttgccccctgctttgtaggttcggtgcctaggttgcggacacgtgctccagacattacgagcccattcttgacgaatccagctttcgaggtcacaattcttaaggctcgaaatctgggcgTAACAGTATTATATATTGTTCATGATATAATCATAAATATGTAAAACTTAATTTATCTCAAAACTCTTACTTTTTATgtcattaattaatttaaacttactaaaataaa
The genomic region above belongs to Humulus lupulus chromosome 1, drHumLupu1.1, whole genome shotgun sequence and contains:
- the LOC133808888 gene encoding NEP1-interacting protein 2-like, which gives rise to MDFIGHPFRFSSPSSPSFGNFIERVKEFFTFAVSAILGNIFSAIFTFFFALVGTLLGAMTGALIGQETESGFVRGAAVGAISGAVFSIEVFESSLVLWQSDESGIGCLLYLIDVIASLLSGRLVRERIGPAMLSAVQSQMGAVETGFDEVTNIFDTGGAKGLPCDSVEKIPKITITSNNNVDGSGERVCCSVCLQDFQIGETVRSLPQCNHMFHLPCIDKWLLRHGSCPLCRRDL